A window of Fluoribacter dumoffii NY 23 contains these coding sequences:
- the phbB gene encoding acetoacetyl-CoA reductase — protein sequence MMKGVAIVTGGTGGIGSAICQRLAADFQVVACYFKHGKHEEAKQWQEEQKKLGFDIDIVYGDIAKFADCEKIMALIMERYGRVDVLINNAGITQDCSLRKMTSDQWQQVIDANLTSVFNMTRNVIPVMIDRGYGRIISISSINGRKGQFGQCNYASTKSALFGFSKSLALEVANKGITVNTVSPGYIETPMLTSLKEDVLKSIISSIPVGRLGQAKEVADAVAFLASPDSGFITGANLDINGGQYM from the coding sequence ATGATGAAAGGTGTAGCAATAGTTACTGGTGGAACTGGTGGTATCGGCTCAGCCATTTGTCAACGTTTAGCCGCCGATTTTCAAGTTGTCGCGTGCTATTTCAAACATGGAAAACATGAAGAAGCAAAACAATGGCAAGAGGAGCAAAAAAAGCTCGGCTTTGATATCGATATCGTGTATGGAGATATCGCAAAATTTGCAGATTGTGAAAAAATTATGGCCCTAATCATGGAGCGTTACGGCCGTGTTGATGTTCTTATTAATAATGCGGGCATTACCCAGGACTGTAGCCTGCGGAAAATGACCTCTGATCAATGGCAACAAGTTATTGATGCCAATCTAACCAGCGTATTTAATATGACCCGCAATGTCATTCCAGTCATGATTGACAGAGGTTATGGACGAATTATCAGTATTTCTTCCATTAACGGACGCAAAGGGCAATTTGGTCAATGTAATTACGCTTCTACCAAGTCTGCACTCTTTGGCTTTAGTAAAAGCTTGGCTTTGGAAGTTGCAAATAAGGGCATAACAGTAAATACAGTTTCTCCTGGTTATATAGAAACCCCCATGCTGACTTCTTTAAAAGAAGACGTTTTAAAATCTATTATTTCAAGCATTCCTGTTGGTCGTTTGGGACAAGCAAAAGAAGTTGCTGATGCAGTTGCTTTTCTGGCTTCTCCTGATAGTGGATTTATTACGGGCGCCAACCTGGATATTAATGGCGGACAGTATATGTAA
- the lolB gene encoding lipoprotein insertase outer membrane protein LolB → MTSINRSIVLFSFFLLTACAPPRPAVELPENKVMPVEQRKAKTATISSWEIRGAMAAKNKNKGWSAALNWKQSGPGAYHIRLMGPLGSGTVLIDKKGDTIAYQDGSKKITSHDADKLLAEQTGIRLPVNNLYYWVRGLPAPGPVQGERRDEYNHLVQLKQSGYTINFTKYTSVKGIDLPSMIRLEGNGAMVKVVIQNWTV, encoded by the coding sequence ATGACTAGCATAAATCGTTCTATAGTACTATTTTCCTTTTTCTTATTAACTGCCTGCGCCCCCCCTCGACCTGCAGTAGAATTACCTGAAAATAAAGTTATGCCCGTGGAACAGCGTAAAGCCAAAACAGCAACTATTTCTTCCTGGGAAATACGGGGCGCTATGGCAGCAAAAAATAAAAACAAAGGATGGTCAGCTGCCTTGAACTGGAAACAAAGTGGTCCAGGCGCCTATCACATCCGCCTCATGGGCCCCTTGGGAAGCGGTACCGTCTTAATAGATAAGAAAGGGGATACCATTGCCTATCAAGATGGCTCTAAAAAAATCACCTCCCACGATGCAGATAAATTATTAGCAGAGCAAACTGGAATTCGTCTGCCTGTAAACAATCTTTATTACTGGGTTAGAGGACTTCCTGCCCCAGGTCCCGTTCAAGGCGAACGCCGGGATGAGTACAACCATTTGGTCCAATTGAAACAAAGTGGCTACACCATTAATTTCACTAAATATACCTCGGTTAAAGGTATTGACTTACCAAGCATGATTCGCCTGGAAGGAAATGGAGCTATGGTGAAAGTAGTTATTCAGAATTGGACGGTTTAA
- the mutM gene encoding bifunctional DNA-formamidopyrimidine glycosylase/DNA-(apurinic or apyrimidinic site) lyase, whose translation MPELPEVETTKEGIKPHLEGQTIQGVIVRNPKLRLPVPANLDELCVGKKILSVSRRAKYILIQLTKGYLLIHLGMSGHLRIEAVQKKPEKHDHVMLLLENGLMLRICDPRRFGLFLYIEENPYQHQLLRHLGPEPLSNEFNGQYLAQRAQNKNKSVKSFIMDSDIVVGVGNIYASESLFLANIHPGTPAKKLSEATCYALTTHIKEVLTQAILAGGTTLRDFYAFDGKPGYFSIELKVYGRTKQPCLRCQHPIESLVIAGRSSFFCPACQN comes from the coding sequence ATGCCTGAATTACCCGAAGTTGAAACTACAAAGGAAGGAATTAAACCTCATCTGGAAGGACAAACAATTCAAGGGGTTATTGTACGTAATCCCAAGCTCCGCCTGCCGGTACCTGCAAACCTGGATGAACTGTGCGTCGGTAAAAAAATTCTCAGTGTTTCCCGTAGGGCAAAGTATATTTTAATTCAACTCACAAAAGGATATCTTTTAATTCATTTGGGCATGTCAGGACACTTACGCATTGAAGCGGTGCAAAAAAAGCCTGAAAAACATGATCACGTGATGTTGTTGCTGGAAAACGGCCTCATGCTACGAATTTGTGATCCCCGACGTTTTGGTTTGTTTCTTTACATTGAGGAGAATCCATACCAACACCAACTTCTCAGGCATTTAGGCCCTGAGCCGTTATCTAATGAATTCAATGGCCAGTACCTAGCTCAAAGAGCTCAAAATAAAAATAAGTCCGTGAAATCATTCATTATGGATAGTGACATCGTGGTTGGTGTGGGCAACATTTATGCCTCAGAAAGTCTTTTTTTAGCAAATATTCATCCGGGTACTCCCGCAAAAAAGCTATCGGAAGCAACCTGTTACGCGCTTACCACACATATTAAGGAAGTGCTCACACAAGCGATACTGGCTGGAGGTACCACACTGCGCGATTTTTACGCTTTTGACGGGAAACCCGGGTATTTCAGTATAGAGCTCAAAGTATATGGCCGGACAAAGCAGCCTTGCCTGCGGTGCCAGCATCCTATTGAATCTCTCGTGATTGCCGGACGTAGTTCATTTTTCTGTCCCGCATGCCAAAATTAA
- a CDS encoding DesA family fatty acid desaturase, whose translation MVFGYLNLSFWGYVVATLILTQITIAAVTLYLHRNQTHRALTLHPIISHFFRLWLWMTTGMVTADWVAIHRKHHASADVEGDPHSPVVFGIKKVFWEGAELYKTARKDKEMVAKYSHGTPTDWLERKVYSPHSSKGIILMLLIDLFLFGVPGITIWAIQMMWIPVHAAGVINGIGHHWGYRNFECPDAARNIFPWGFWIGGEELHNNHHTFASSAKFSVKWWEFDIGWMYIRILSFLGLAKVKKLPPKLAMDEGKLQVDLDTVKAVISNRFQVMSNYYKSVIRPILKQEKSNSIETKEQKRLFSRAGSLLRRENCLLSSKAKMRLSNLLEAREQLRVAYAYKQSLQNIWLKTASTQKELIEALQQWCRQAEESGLEVLKQFAQQLKGYVPVYR comes from the coding sequence ATGGTTTTTGGTTATTTAAACCTGTCTTTTTGGGGATATGTGGTTGCGACATTGATCCTGACGCAAATTACTATTGCAGCAGTAACGCTGTATCTTCATCGCAATCAAACCCATCGCGCCCTGACTCTGCATCCAATTATCAGTCATTTTTTCCGTTTATGGCTGTGGATGACTACCGGGATGGTTACTGCAGATTGGGTTGCTATCCACCGTAAACATCATGCATCAGCAGATGTTGAGGGTGATCCTCATAGCCCGGTTGTTTTCGGCATTAAAAAAGTATTTTGGGAAGGCGCTGAGCTCTACAAAACAGCTCGTAAAGATAAAGAGATGGTTGCTAAATATTCTCATGGCACACCCACTGATTGGCTGGAACGAAAAGTTTATTCCCCTCATTCATCCAAGGGAATTATTCTCATGTTGTTAATTGATTTATTCCTGTTTGGTGTTCCGGGAATTACTATTTGGGCAATTCAAATGATGTGGATACCCGTTCATGCTGCTGGAGTGATTAATGGAATCGGCCATCACTGGGGATACAGAAATTTTGAATGTCCGGATGCTGCAAGGAATATTTTTCCCTGGGGTTTTTGGATAGGCGGTGAAGAATTGCATAACAACCATCATACTTTTGCCTCATCAGCCAAGTTTTCTGTTAAATGGTGGGAATTTGATATTGGCTGGATGTACATTCGCATTCTTTCCTTTTTAGGTCTTGCCAAGGTGAAAAAATTACCCCCTAAACTGGCAATGGATGAAGGCAAACTGCAAGTTGATTTGGATACCGTCAAAGCAGTAATTTCGAATCGTTTTCAAGTGATGTCCAATTATTATAAAAGCGTGATTCGCCCCATCCTCAAGCAAGAAAAAAGTAACAGCATTGAAACTAAAGAACAGAAGAGGCTTTTTTCGCGAGCCGGTAGTTTATTACGTCGTGAAAATTGTTTGTTGAGTTCAAAAGCAAAAATGCGGTTATCCAATTTATTGGAAGCACGTGAACAATTACGTGTTGCCTATGCATACAAGCAATCACTACAAAATATTTGGTTAAAAACTGCATCTACCCAAAAGGAATTAATTGAGGCACTGCAACAATGGTGTCGGCAGGCAGAAGAATCAGGGCTTGAAGTCTTAAAGCAATTTGCCCAACAACTAAAAGGGTATGTTCCAGTATACAGATAA
- a CDS encoding lysophospholipid acyltransferase family protein codes for MKINQLRTAWVLATLMWYTAIDSTRCIFKYFFSTISRDWTDKVLHHWVDQLLNEVQVEYKVINPFNVQPQPGVATIIMCNHSSAYDIPLAFKAFPKHSIRMLSKKELAKIPLMGKAMAAAEFPFIDRKNKYQAIKDLAYAQKLMESGIVMWIAPEGTRSKDGKLGSFKKGGFITAIQSKATIIPIGIRGANSILPARTFNLHLKQKAEIHIGKPIDASQFSIDNKEQLIRHTYEVIKELVGENPSA; via the coding sequence ATGAAAATAAATCAATTACGAACCGCATGGGTTCTTGCTACTTTAATGTGGTATACAGCAATTGATAGCACGCGCTGTATTTTTAAATATTTTTTTAGCACCATTTCTCGCGACTGGACTGATAAAGTTCTCCATCACTGGGTTGATCAATTGTTGAATGAAGTCCAGGTTGAATATAAGGTTATAAACCCCTTTAATGTTCAGCCACAGCCTGGGGTAGCTACAATTATTATGTGCAATCACTCCAGTGCTTACGATATTCCTCTTGCTTTTAAAGCTTTTCCAAAACATTCCATTCGCATGTTGTCTAAAAAAGAATTGGCGAAAATACCTTTAATGGGTAAAGCAATGGCAGCAGCAGAGTTTCCTTTTATAGACCGAAAAAATAAATATCAAGCCATAAAAGATTTAGCCTATGCCCAAAAATTAATGGAAAGCGGGATTGTCATGTGGATTGCTCCCGAGGGAACTCGTTCCAAAGATGGGAAGCTTGGATCTTTTAAAAAAGGCGGCTTTATTACTGCAATTCAATCCAAAGCCACCATCATCCCCATAGGTATTCGCGGCGCTAATAGTATTTTGCCGGCAAGAACCTTTAATTTGCACCTGAAGCAAAAAGCCGAAATCCACATCGGCAAGCCAATCGATGCCTCGCAGTTTAGCATTGACAATAAAGAACAACTGATTCGTCATACTTATGAAGTAATCAAAGAACTGGTTGGAGAAAACCCATCCGCCTAG
- a CDS encoding YdgA family protein — MKKFTGLVIILAVLILGGYYGMGVLTEKTIRKNIEVIDQSNGLYAEIQKYNKGLFSSEAQIKWNLHIPERVVKDENGQPKTLPAQDFTMEMPLTIHHGPVIFTNKRVHFGLGYAEAVFPFPPQYNEQFNAQFTPDSVKPQLDLSIFVNYLNESTVNFQVPNFKLMAKDGTGNFEWLGMDSSTTMSSGMRKVEGKIKLNGLNATKDDTKIMLSKVSSDYDLHETPAGLYLGDANFSLPIFDVFVKDQKMFEILDLSIKSDSDIEQHLFNTHFNVTVKSILANGQNYGPGDLEVALRNLDADVLAKINQQTTEMQNGNDIQRQQAMLALLPELPKLFNKGAEFEISKLSLRIPQGQIEGNLFINLPKGENANPFEMMQKIQGKAKLQVPAEAVKAIMKQSVIQQIAKKPELQQTLTEQLQANQTAAQTTQPAPTVEQLAEMQATKQVNALQQSGLITVQGTDYVIEVSLDQGKFTINGKPYDPSMMKF, encoded by the coding sequence ATGAAAAAATTTACAGGATTAGTAATTATCCTGGCCGTTCTAATTCTAGGCGGGTATTATGGCATGGGAGTTCTTACTGAAAAAACAATCAGGAAGAACATAGAAGTAATTGACCAGTCTAATGGACTATATGCTGAAATTCAGAAATATAATAAGGGATTGTTTAGTTCTGAAGCCCAAATTAAATGGAATTTACATATTCCAGAACGCGTAGTAAAAGATGAAAATGGTCAGCCTAAAACTCTTCCTGCCCAAGATTTTACTATGGAAATGCCCTTAACAATCCACCATGGTCCTGTTATTTTCACCAACAAACGCGTCCATTTTGGATTGGGATATGCTGAAGCTGTTTTCCCATTTCCTCCACAATATAACGAGCAATTTAATGCTCAATTTACCCCGGATTCAGTTAAGCCCCAGTTGGATTTAAGTATTTTTGTGAATTATCTGAATGAAAGTACTGTAAATTTCCAGGTACCCAATTTTAAATTAATGGCTAAAGATGGTACAGGCAATTTCGAATGGCTGGGTATGGACTCAAGCACAACCATGTCATCCGGAATGCGTAAGGTTGAAGGTAAAATCAAGCTCAATGGTTTGAATGCGACTAAAGACGATACTAAAATCATGTTAAGCAAAGTATCGAGTGACTATGATTTGCATGAAACACCTGCTGGATTGTACTTGGGGGATGCGAATTTCTCATTACCCATTTTTGATGTTTTCGTTAAAGATCAAAAAATGTTTGAAATCCTTGATCTGAGTATTAAGTCAGATAGTGATATTGAGCAACATCTGTTTAACACACATTTTAATGTCACCGTTAAATCTATATTAGCCAACGGTCAGAATTATGGCCCGGGGGATTTGGAGGTTGCTTTAAGAAATCTGGATGCTGATGTGTTAGCTAAAATAAATCAGCAAACCACTGAAATGCAAAATGGTAATGATATTCAACGCCAACAAGCGATGCTTGCCCTTCTTCCTGAACTGCCCAAATTATTCAATAAGGGTGCTGAATTTGAAATTTCCAAACTCAGCCTCAGAATTCCTCAGGGACAGATTGAAGGAAATCTATTTATTAACTTGCCAAAAGGCGAGAACGCCAATCCTTTTGAAATGATGCAAAAAATTCAAGGGAAAGCGAAATTGCAAGTTCCTGCAGAAGCAGTAAAAGCGATTATGAAGCAATCAGTAATCCAACAAATTGCTAAAAAGCCGGAATTACAACAAACCCTGACTGAACAATTGCAAGCTAATCAAACTGCTGCTCAGACAACTCAGCCTGCTCCAACGGTTGAGCAATTAGCTGAAATGCAAGCTACCAAACAGGTCAATGCTTTACAACAAAGTGGTTTGATTACTGTCCAGGGAACTGACTATGTTATTGAAGTCAGTCTGGATCAAGGCAAATTCACAATCAATGGCAAACCATACGATCCTTCCATGATGAAATTTTAA
- the coaD gene encoding pantetheine-phosphate adenylyltransferase codes for MQLVLIIMKLKAIYPGTFDPVTNGHVDIISRAAKIFPEIIVAVANNKAKRPFLPLETRIQLVEEATADLSGVQVLGFDNLLIDFVLEQNAGIVLRGLRAVSDFEYEFQLAGMNRKLSKQVETIFLTPSENFMYISSTLVREIALLNGDISQFVPACVVRELHKKQKDHGN; via the coding sequence ATGCAATTAGTCTTAATCATAATGAAATTAAAAGCAATTTATCCAGGTACTTTTGATCCCGTTACCAATGGCCATGTTGATATTATTAGTCGTGCGGCCAAGATTTTTCCTGAAATTATTGTTGCTGTGGCAAATAACAAGGCAAAGCGTCCTTTTTTGCCTCTGGAGACAAGGATTCAATTGGTTGAAGAAGCAACTGCCGATTTATCCGGAGTGCAAGTGCTTGGGTTTGATAATCTTTTAATTGATTTTGTACTGGAGCAAAATGCGGGAATTGTTTTACGTGGATTGCGTGCAGTATCTGATTTTGAATATGAATTTCAATTGGCGGGAATGAACCGGAAATTGTCAAAACAGGTTGAAACAATTTTTTTAACCCCGTCTGAAAATTTCATGTACATTTCTTCTACCTTAGTGCGTGAAATTGCTCTATTAAATGGAGATATTTCTCAATTTGTTCCTGCTTGTGTTGTCAGAGAATTACATAAAAAACAAAAAGACCATGGAAATTAG
- a CDS encoding helix-turn-helix domain-containing protein has product MTTISNEVVDNTASLAESVTLSVQKYFSELKGTDPVDLYQFVLEEIETPLFRAVMEHCKYNQSRAAIMLGISRGTLRTKLRRYFDDKYVGTRD; this is encoded by the coding sequence ATGACAACAATCAGTAATGAAGTAGTGGATAACACCGCTTCTCTGGCCGAAAGCGTAACTCTATCAGTACAAAAATATTTCTCAGAACTTAAAGGAACTGATCCTGTTGACCTATACCAGTTTGTACTTGAAGAGATTGAGACACCATTGTTTCGTGCGGTTATGGAACATTGCAAGTACAATCAATCACGTGCAGCAATCATGTTAGGAATTAGCCGTGGTACATTGAGAACCAAACTGCGCCGTTATTTCGATGATAAATATGTTGGTACACGTGACTAA
- the ggt gene encoding gamma-glutamyltransferase, with amino-acid sequence MEIRKLFQAFCLIICSIHFLLYFPLTAVAKQTNLLPPGYAIASANPLATNAGLEILSQGGNAFDAAVAVSAVLAVVEPYHSGLGGGGFWLLHQEKEHKNIFIDGRETAPLAAKEDMFLASDGRLIPELSLNGGLAAAIPGEPAALVYIAKNYGRLPLTKTLAPAIKLAEEGFLVDKQLSSFLKNKDRLEQIRKYPSTAKIFLNKGQPFQIGERFIQKDLANTLKLLAMKENQGFYAGEVAQRLVKGVNAAGGIWTLEDLARYRIKVREPLIGAFHNMLIITSPPPSAGGIALLTMLNILSHYPLSSYSKIQWIHYLAESMRLAYWQRERFLGDPDFISIPVERLLSAENGKQLSSLIPAHKALPSDVLRGKVKQKTLKPAHSSNTTHFSIIDGEGNRVSATMSINYIFGSSVVAEGTGVLLNDQMDDFATKPGEENVFGLVGGNKNAIAPGKRPLSSMTPTFLELPDRVAILGTPGGSRIPTMILIASLVFHDTYGAISMVSSMRFHHQYLPDVLQFEPDTFSPAIQDALKNMGYHLLPLKRYYGDMQAITWDKSTNMLTAASDPRAIGLAAAIVSTPSGYGHGAQF; translated from the coding sequence ATGGAAATTAGAAAACTCTTTCAGGCCTTTTGCCTGATAATTTGCAGCATCCATTTCTTGCTTTATTTCCCACTCACTGCGGTGGCCAAACAAACCAATCTTCTTCCACCTGGTTATGCCATAGCCAGTGCAAACCCTTTGGCAACTAATGCAGGGTTGGAAATTTTATCTCAGGGAGGAAATGCTTTTGATGCGGCAGTTGCGGTATCGGCAGTATTGGCTGTCGTAGAACCATATCATTCAGGATTGGGTGGCGGAGGATTTTGGTTACTCCATCAAGAAAAGGAACATAAAAATATTTTTATAGATGGGCGAGAGACGGCGCCTCTAGCAGCGAAAGAAGACATGTTTTTAGCATCTGATGGCCGTTTAATCCCCGAACTTTCCTTAAACGGCGGCTTAGCCGCTGCAATTCCTGGTGAGCCCGCAGCTTTGGTGTATATCGCCAAGAATTATGGGCGCCTACCCTTGACGAAAACCCTGGCTCCTGCCATTAAACTAGCAGAAGAAGGATTCTTGGTTGATAAACAATTAAGTTCATTTTTGAAAAATAAAGATCGGTTGGAGCAAATCAGGAAATATCCGTCCACAGCTAAAATTTTCTTAAACAAGGGGCAGCCTTTCCAAATTGGCGAACGTTTCATTCAAAAAGATTTGGCTAATACCTTAAAATTACTCGCGATGAAAGAGAATCAAGGATTTTATGCCGGTGAAGTGGCTCAACGTCTGGTTAAAGGAGTAAATGCTGCAGGGGGAATTTGGACGCTTGAAGATTTGGCCCGTTATCGCATCAAAGTCAGGGAGCCCTTAATAGGTGCTTTCCATAATATGCTGATTATAACCTCACCTCCGCCATCTGCTGGCGGGATTGCCTTATTGACCATGCTCAATATTCTGTCTCATTATCCCTTGTCTTCGTATTCAAAAATTCAATGGATACATTACTTGGCAGAGTCAATGCGCCTGGCCTATTGGCAGCGCGAACGGTTTTTAGGCGATCCTGATTTTATCTCAATCCCCGTTGAGCGCTTACTTTCTGCGGAAAATGGAAAACAGTTAAGTAGCTTAATTCCAGCTCATAAAGCGCTCCCCAGTGATGTTTTGCGGGGGAAAGTCAAACAAAAAACCTTAAAACCAGCTCATTCTTCGAATACAACACATTTCTCTATCATTGATGGTGAGGGAAATCGTGTTTCGGCAACCATGTCCATAAACTATATTTTTGGCTCCAGTGTTGTCGCCGAAGGAACTGGTGTTTTGTTAAACGATCAAATGGATGATTTTGCTACTAAGCCGGGGGAAGAAAATGTTTTTGGTCTTGTCGGCGGCAATAAAAATGCGATTGCCCCAGGAAAAAGGCCATTATCCAGCATGACTCCCACTTTTCTTGAGTTACCAGACCGGGTGGCCATTTTGGGGACGCCTGGAGGAAGCCGCATCCCTACCATGATTTTAATTGCCTCATTGGTTTTTCATGATACATACGGGGCAATCAGTATGGTTTCATCTATGCGTTTCCATCACCAGTATTTACCGGATGTGTTGCAGTTTGAACCAGACACTTTTTCTCCTGCAATCCAGGACGCATTAAAAAATATGGGATACCATCTACTGCCGTTAAAGCGGTATTATGGGGACATGCAAGCGATTACATGGGATAAGTCAACCAATATGCTGACCGCGGCCTCGGATCCAAGAGCGATAGGGTTAGCGGCTGCAATAGTGAGTACCCCAAGCGGCTATGGGCATGGAGCACAGTTTTAA
- the phbB gene encoding acetoacetyl-CoA reductase has translation MQHNNVVLITGGTGDIGTAIARELNSSYKHVFALDLISEKDGNAWKKELLDEGHKNIDFRHMDVTDFDQCGEVISDIIKEFGNIDVLINNAGITRDAVFTKMTKKQWDEVLTVNLDGMFNVTRHVVENMREHESGRIVNISSVNAQKGQFSQANYAASKAGVYGFTKSLAQELMSKNITVNSLSPGYVDTRLMKGIRPDILESIIAQIPAKRLAQTQEIAWAVEFLISEKSRYITGANLSVNGGLHMY, from the coding sequence ATGCAACATAATAATGTCGTTTTGATTACTGGCGGTACTGGAGATATAGGCACGGCAATTGCCAGGGAATTGAATTCTTCTTACAAACATGTTTTTGCACTGGATTTAATTTCGGAAAAAGATGGCAATGCCTGGAAAAAAGAACTCCTGGATGAAGGGCATAAGAACATTGATTTTCGCCACATGGACGTAACCGATTTTGATCAATGTGGAGAGGTAATTTCCGACATTATTAAAGAATTTGGTAATATTGATGTGCTGATTAACAATGCAGGCATTACCCGGGATGCCGTATTTACCAAAATGACTAAAAAGCAATGGGATGAAGTATTAACGGTGAACCTTGACGGAATGTTTAATGTAACTCGGCATGTTGTTGAAAATATGAGAGAACATGAGTCAGGGCGAATTGTTAATATTTCTTCGGTAAACGCTCAAAAAGGTCAATTCTCGCAGGCCAATTATGCCGCATCAAAGGCTGGTGTTTATGGGTTTACCAAAAGTTTGGCACAGGAGTTAATGAGTAAAAACATCACTGTGAACAGCCTTTCTCCAGGTTATGTTGATACGCGCTTAATGAAGGGGATCAGGCCCGACATTCTGGAATCTATTATTGCCCAAATTCCTGCAAAGCGTTTGGCGCAAACCCAGGAGATTGCATGGGCCGTAGAGTTTTTAATCAGTGAAAAGAGCCGGTATATTACTGGAGCAAACCTAAGTGTTAATGGTGGTCTCCACATGTATTGA
- a CDS encoding ribose-phosphate pyrophosphokinase, with amino-acid sequence MSTMMIFAGNANPELAQQISSHLKIPIGQATVGTFSDGETMIEILENVRGRDVFIIQSTCAPANNNLMELLTMADALRRSSASRITAVVPYFGYARQDRRVRSARVPITAKVVADMMASVGICRVLTVDLHADQIQGFFYMPVDNVYATPILLEDIKKQNLKNIMVVSPDVGGVVRARAVAKRLDHAELCIIDKRRSGPNKSEVMHIIGEPKNKHCIIVDDIVDTAGTLCSAAHELKKNGAHSVRAYITHPVLSGPAVNNIKNSGLDEIVVTDTIPLSDEALQCEKIRVVSLSDMLAQAIKRVNIEESVSSMFAE; translated from the coding sequence ATGTCCACAATGATGATTTTTGCCGGAAATGCAAATCCGGAATTGGCTCAACAAATTTCTTCTCATTTAAAAATACCTATAGGCCAGGCTACTGTTGGTACTTTTAGCGATGGAGAAACAATGATTGAAATTCTCGAAAATGTTCGAGGTAGAGACGTTTTCATAATTCAATCCACCTGTGCTCCCGCAAATAATAACTTGATGGAACTCCTGACTATGGCGGATGCGCTAAGAAGATCCTCTGCCTCTCGCATCACAGCCGTCGTTCCGTATTTTGGTTATGCCCGTCAGGATCGGCGAGTGCGCTCTGCACGCGTACCCATTACTGCCAAAGTGGTGGCTGATATGATGGCCTCAGTTGGAATTTGCAGGGTTCTGACGGTAGATCTGCATGCAGATCAAATCCAGGGCTTTTTCTACATGCCTGTAGACAACGTCTATGCAACGCCAATCCTTTTGGAAGACATCAAAAAACAAAATTTAAAAAATATTATGGTCGTTTCTCCTGATGTAGGAGGCGTAGTCAGAGCGCGGGCTGTAGCCAAACGTCTTGATCATGCAGAGTTATGTATTATAGATAAACGTCGCAGCGGTCCGAATAAATCTGAAGTAATGCATATTATCGGTGAGCCGAAAAATAAACATTGCATCATCGTTGATGATATTGTGGATACTGCGGGTACACTTTGCTCTGCTGCCCACGAGCTCAAGAAAAACGGCGCCCATAGCGTTAGAGCGTATATCACTCACCCGGTACTATCAGGCCCTGCGGTTAATAACATTAAAAACTCAGGACTTGATGAAATTGTAGTTACTGATACGATTCCTTTATCAGATGAAGCATTGCAATGTGAAAAAATTCGCGTTGTAAGCTTGTCTGACATGCTCGCGCAAGCAATCAAAAGAGTTAATATTGAAGAGTCCGTAAGCTCTATGTTTGCTGAATAA